The following are encoded together in the Mesoaciditoga lauensis cd-1655R = DSM 25116 genome:
- a CDS encoding DUF362 domain-containing protein, whose amino-acid sequence MKKVEILLKEAGMSKIVKKDDLVAIKIHFGEYGNLAYIRPNYVRVITDMVKELGAKPFVTDANTLYKGSRSNAVDHLQTATLNGFTPEVIGAPVIIADGLRGSDEVEVEIDGEYVKKAKIGSAIALADALIVMTHFKGHEQTGFGGTLKNIGMGSAARAGKLEQHSTSKPVVMVENCVACGMCEKYCPTGAVKVHDHAVIDYDICIGCGQCVAMCNYGAMVPEWNASSELLSRKIAEYSKAVLKDKRAIFLSFITQVSPDCDCWPINKPPVAPDIGIAASTDPVALDQACVDLVIDAVGEDPFKKAHPDVSWKEQLEHAEKIGLGSRKYELKKVAMSLGEFKL is encoded by the coding sequence ATGAAAAAGGTTGAAATACTTTTAAAAGAGGCGGGCATGAGCAAGATTGTGAAAAAAGATGACCTTGTTGCGATAAAGATACACTTCGGCGAATATGGGAATCTCGCCTACATAAGGCCAAACTACGTTAGGGTGATAACGGATATGGTTAAGGAACTTGGAGCCAAGCCGTTTGTCACAGATGCCAACACCCTTTACAAGGGAAGCAGGTCCAACGCTGTAGATCATTTGCAAACAGCCACCTTAAATGGTTTTACACCGGAAGTTATCGGGGCACCTGTGATAATTGCCGATGGATTGCGTGGCAGTGATGAAGTCGAAGTGGAAATAGATGGAGAATACGTCAAAAAGGCAAAGATAGGATCCGCAATAGCACTTGCCGATGCTTTGATAGTTATGACGCATTTTAAAGGACACGAACAAACAGGCTTTGGAGGAACTTTGAAGAACATTGGAATGGGTTCGGCGGCAAGAGCCGGAAAGTTAGAACAACATTCAACATCCAAGCCCGTTGTTATGGTTGAAAATTGTGTGGCATGCGGGATGTGTGAAAAATATTGTCCGACTGGTGCGGTAAAAGTTCACGATCATGCTGTAATAGATTACGACATATGCATAGGCTGCGGACAGTGCGTGGCAATGTGCAACTACGGTGCTATGGTTCCAGAGTGGAACGCATCTTCAGAACTTTTAAGCAGAAAGATTGCCGAATATTCAAAAGCCGTTTTGAAAGATAAAAGGGCGATTTTTTTGTCTTTCATAACGCAAGTTTCCCCCGATTGTGATTGCTGGCCTATAAACAAACCGCCAGTTGCCCCAGATATAGGAATAGCCGCCAGTACCGATCCGGTTGCTCTAGATCAGGCATGTGTGGATCTTGTTATAGATGCCGTTGGGGAGGATCCTTTTAAAAAAGCTCATCCTGATGTCTCGTGGAAAGAGCAACTGGAACATGCGGAAAAGATAGGCCTGGGAAGTAGAAAGTACGAATTGAAAAAGGTTGCCATGTCTTTGGGAGAATTTAAGCTGTAG
- a CDS encoding aldo/keto reductase: protein MKKRTLGKTGIEVSLLGLGGFHMLEIPKDLVKQLVDIYLDHGGNYIETAAEYGDGESERKISYALNGRRNEVILASKCHARDKGGARKFVERSLKNLRTDHLDVLFLHHVTKQEDVDALLKRPSALDYILEAKEKGMIRAVGVSFHGLADYALKLLKVQDLDVAMTGFNYYDRFNFPSTFEKFLPYARSKGMGIVGMKAIADGYLYKSVEDAFRYALSQDIDVMVAGANSKEMLLKDISIVENFKPMSEKSMENLYCRAPELGTYVCRQCNKCLPCPEGIDIPKIFEYEGWYDRQMRDYKPHEAPDYALRERLAFWFGNQDEAVEAYKKLNKNFTNCTNCGLCEERCPYDLQVVDKFRLVHFKLGGGELF from the coding sequence ATGAAAAAGCGAACATTGGGAAAAACGGGAATAGAAGTTTCCCTTTTAGGCCTTGGGGGTTTTCACATGCTTGAAATACCAAAAGATCTGGTAAAGCAACTCGTAGATATTTACCTTGATCATGGAGGAAACTACATAGAAACGGCCGCGGAATATGGTGATGGAGAATCGGAAAGAAAAATTTCATACGCCCTTAACGGCAGAAGAAATGAAGTGATTTTAGCCAGCAAATGCCACGCTAGAGACAAAGGAGGGGCAAGAAAATTTGTTGAAAGAAGCCTCAAGAATCTTCGAACCGATCATCTGGATGTTCTTTTTCTTCACCACGTGACAAAACAAGAAGATGTCGATGCGCTCTTAAAAAGGCCATCCGCTCTTGATTACATCTTAGAGGCGAAGGAAAAAGGAATGATTAGGGCAGTGGGAGTGTCTTTCCACGGCCTGGCGGATTACGCTTTGAAATTGTTGAAAGTGCAAGATTTAGATGTGGCGATGACGGGATTTAATTACTACGATAGGTTTAACTTTCCTTCTACTTTCGAGAAGTTTTTACCTTACGCGCGTTCAAAAGGAATGGGTATAGTTGGAATGAAAGCGATAGCAGACGGATATCTTTACAAATCGGTTGAAGACGCTTTCAGATATGCGCTGTCTCAAGATATAGATGTTATGGTTGCGGGAGCGAATTCCAAGGAAATGCTTCTCAAAGATATCTCCATAGTTGAAAACTTCAAGCCAATGAGTGAAAAGAGCATGGAAAATCTTTATTGCCGTGCTCCTGAGCTTGGCACGTATGTGTGTAGGCAATGCAACAAATGCTTACCATGCCCAGAGGGAATAGATATTCCAAAGATCTTTGAATATGAAGGCTGGTACGATAGACAAATGAGGGATTATAAGCCCCACGAAGCGCCCGATTATGCTTTGAGGGAAAGATTGGCATTTTGGTTTGGAAATCAAGATGAAGCTGTAGAAGCCTACAAAAAATTGAATAAGAATTTTACCAATTGTACGAATTGTGGCTTGTGCGAGGAAAGATGCCCTTACGATCTGCAAGTCGTCGATAAGTTTCGACTCGTGCATTTCAAACTTGGCGGTGGAGAACTGTTTTAA
- a CDS encoding ABC transporter ATP-binding protein: protein MHRLEFRNVYKRFGEKVIAVNNANFFVDEGEFVTLLGPSGCGKTTTLRLIAGLERTSEGEILINDKIVNALSPSERDVAMVFQSYALYPHMNVFQNIAIPLQVRKMSKKDIKMKVESIAQMLGIANLLDRKPRELSGGQRQRVAIGRALVREPNLFLLDEPLANLDAILRHRMRGELKALFHSVHGTTIYVTHDQEEALAMSDKIVVMNYGIIQQIGAPEEIYKRPVNKFVAVFVGNPQINMLEVENLRSMSKLLSPSKMNKLEELSHEGKVEIGIRPENILLSQEGKIKGKVVLIEPMGANLLVSVEIPLDSERVKVKLFISNTVKIAEGDEVNLSIKEEEMLFFLNEKRVDV, encoded by the coding sequence ATGCATAGATTAGAATTCAGAAATGTTTACAAACGCTTTGGAGAAAAGGTAATAGCGGTAAACAACGCAAATTTCTTCGTTGATGAAGGAGAATTCGTAACCCTTTTGGGGCCGTCTGGATGTGGGAAAACCACCACACTGCGTTTAATAGCCGGCTTGGAAAGGACAAGTGAAGGGGAAATCCTGATAAACGACAAAATCGTCAATGCGCTTTCACCATCAGAGAGAGACGTGGCAATGGTTTTCCAAAGTTATGCTTTATATCCACATATGAACGTCTTTCAAAATATAGCCATTCCCTTGCAAGTAAGGAAAATGTCGAAGAAGGATATAAAGATGAAAGTTGAGAGTATCGCTCAAATGTTAGGAATAGCCAATCTTTTGGACAGAAAACCACGAGAGTTGAGTGGTGGGCAAAGACAACGTGTGGCTATAGGGCGTGCATTGGTGAGAGAACCAAACCTGTTTTTGTTGGACGAACCTCTCGCAAATTTGGATGCTATATTAAGACATAGAATGAGGGGAGAATTAAAGGCACTATTTCATAGCGTACATGGCACCACCATTTACGTAACTCACGATCAAGAAGAGGCTTTGGCAATGTCTGATAAAATAGTCGTTATGAATTACGGCATTATTCAGCAAATAGGCGCACCAGAAGAAATATACAAGAGGCCCGTAAACAAATTTGTTGCGGTTTTTGTGGGAAATCCTCAAATAAACATGCTGGAAGTCGAAAACCTTAGATCCATGAGCAAACTCTTGTCTCCTTCTAAGATGAATAAGCTCGAAGAACTTAGCCATGAAGGAAAAGTGGAAATAGGCATAAGACCAGAAAATATCTTGCTTTCCCAGGAAGGGAAAATAAAGGGAAAGGTGGTCTTGATAGAGCCAATGGGTGCAAATTTGTTGGTTTCAGTGGAGATTCCATTGGATTCAGAAAGAGTAAAGGTTAAGCTCTTCATTTCCAATACCGTTAAAATTGCCGAGGGAGATGAAGTTAATCTTTCTATCAAGGAAGAAGAAATGCTTTTTTTCCTCAACGAAAAAAGAGTTGACGTTTAA
- a CDS encoding carbohydrate ABC transporter permease, with protein MRLKRFFLYVGVVIMAFYCLFPIYFLVLDSFEPTNVSYSSPPILYPVAFTISNYVGVFKDINLMTYIKNSTIVSLSATAIVVLIGSMAAFAVAKIKFRGSSPFMNFLLILGFFPAATMIFPLYEMFAKFHLLNNYLSLILPYTSVSIPLTTWILATYFEQIPNALYEAARVDGMSRFQAFYKIILPLGIPAVSTVAILDFIACWNEFILALTFMTKENMRTITVGISMISGRFAYQYPWGEIIAGALLVTVPLVIIIFIAQEKIISGLTAGAIKG; from the coding sequence ATGAGATTAAAGCGCTTTTTTCTTTACGTTGGGGTTGTCATTATGGCTTTTTACTGTCTCTTCCCCATTTACTTTTTGGTATTAGATTCATTTGAGCCAACGAACGTATCGTATTCTTCTCCTCCTATACTTTATCCTGTAGCTTTTACCATATCAAATTATGTGGGTGTCTTTAAAGACATAAATCTGATGACTTACATAAAGAACAGTACGATCGTCTCTTTGAGTGCAACTGCCATTGTTGTATTGATTGGATCAATGGCGGCTTTTGCCGTTGCTAAGATAAAATTCAGGGGTTCAAGTCCATTCATGAACTTCTTACTTATACTTGGGTTTTTTCCAGCGGCAACGATGATCTTCCCTCTCTATGAAATGTTCGCCAAATTTCACTTGTTGAATAATTATCTTAGCCTTATCTTGCCATATACATCTGTCAGTATACCGTTGACAACATGGATTTTGGCTACCTACTTTGAGCAGATACCCAATGCCCTTTACGAAGCTGCAAGAGTGGATGGAATGTCGAGATTTCAAGCGTTTTACAAGATAATACTTCCTCTTGGCATTCCTGCAGTCTCAACGGTAGCCATATTGGACTTCATAGCGTGTTGGAATGAGTTTATCCTTGCTTTGACGTTCATGACGAAAGAAAATATGCGAACCATTACGGTGGGGATCTCCATGATTTCGGGAAGATTTGCCTACCAGTATCCATGGGGCGAGATAATAGCCGGGGCACTGCTAGTAACCGTTCCACTTGTCATCATAATATTCATAGCTCAAGAAAAGATCATAAGTGGTTTAACGGCAGGCGCCATAAAAGGATAA
- a CDS encoding carbohydrate ABC transporter permease yields the protein MPTKTLIPKHEKGYWRAIIGFVSPVVIFFTIFQIYPLLKNVWLSFTSVSGGFTLNSYSQVLTSQSFWQSTWITVSFSLISVSIEMFVGFIFALLLNQEFRGRKALRTIFLIPWALPTAIMATGWKFLLQHSYGPIPWLLYWLHLTSTPPYFLSTPKLAFISIIMADAWKTVPFCALLLLAGLQAIPQDLYEAMQVDGAGWFFQLRKLTIPLMIPAIVVTLMFRFLQAFGVFDLIWVLTNGGPGNATMALSPYIYQQTFNWLDVRAGAATSVMMAIYILILVVVVWLTRSYIGRRYAQ from the coding sequence TTGCCCACAAAAACTCTGATTCCAAAGCATGAAAAAGGATATTGGCGTGCCATTATTGGTTTTGTGAGTCCAGTGGTTATTTTCTTTACCATCTTTCAGATATATCCATTACTTAAGAACGTATGGCTTTCCTTTACGTCTGTAAGTGGTGGTTTTACTCTTAACAGTTATTCACAAGTGCTTACCAGTCAGTCATTCTGGCAGTCAACATGGATCACGGTTTCTTTTTCTCTCATATCTGTTTCCATAGAGATGTTCGTAGGATTTATTTTTGCCTTGTTGCTTAACCAAGAATTTCGTGGAAGGAAAGCTCTTAGAACTATCTTCTTAATCCCATGGGCTTTGCCAACTGCCATTATGGCAACGGGTTGGAAGTTTTTACTTCAACACTCATATGGACCTATCCCGTGGTTGTTATATTGGCTTCATCTCACAAGCACACCTCCGTATTTTCTCTCAACACCTAAACTCGCTTTTATCTCTATAATAATGGCGGATGCTTGGAAAACGGTGCCGTTTTGCGCTCTGTTGCTGTTGGCGGGCTTGCAGGCGATCCCACAGGATCTTTATGAGGCCATGCAAGTTGATGGAGCAGGATGGTTTTTCCAGTTGAGAAAACTCACCATACCGTTGATGATACCTGCCATAGTTGTTACTCTCATGTTCAGATTTTTACAGGCCTTTGGCGTATTTGACCTGATATGGGTGCTTACCAATGGAGGACCAGGAAACGCCACTATGGCTTTATCCCCTTACATATACCAACAAACTTTTAACTGGCTTGACGTCAGAGCAGGTGCCGCTACATCTGTAATGATGGCGATATATATTTTGATACTCGTTGTGGTCGTTTGGTTAACACGAAGTTATATTGGAAGAAGGTATGCCCAATGA
- a CDS encoding ABC transporter substrate-binding protein translates to MKKRVVFFLIVAMLIFSGISMASKVSLTFLTGPDTQGFFAKAIELFEKANPDITVNLIQGPHSTNARQQMFMTASMAHTSPYDLVWADIIWIPPLAANGWLLPIDKYVDVKKLYAQNFKATVDGSIWKGHIYRMPVMSDAGLIYYRKDLLEKAGMKPPTTFKELFEEAQKLQDPSKGLWGFIYEGAQYEGLDCFYLEWLWGNGGYYYDPVTRKVGIDSPQAIQATQYLVDTIHKYKITPPDVLTFMEEEARHMFESGHAVFLRNWPYVWVLSQNDKDSKVKGKVGVTTEVCAEGEHPFATQGGWGISISAFIDKSKIPAAIKFAEFMNSYEIEKLMVKMQGNDVSRRDIYYDPDVLKWNPFFKDLRTILEHTRWRPASPLWPKLSDIMSRYLTMAMTQQMTPKQANEAMAKAARKAVKEYWATH, encoded by the coding sequence GTGAAGAAAAGAGTGGTGTTTTTCCTGATCGTTGCCATGCTGATTTTCAGTGGAATATCCATGGCGTCAAAAGTTTCTCTTACGTTTTTGACGGGGCCAGACACCCAAGGTTTTTTTGCGAAGGCGATTGAGTTATTCGAAAAAGCCAATCCAGACATTACGGTAAATCTCATTCAAGGACCTCATTCCACAAACGCGCGCCAACAGATGTTTATGACGGCTTCTATGGCTCACACTTCGCCTTATGACCTAGTTTGGGCCGACATCATATGGATTCCACCTCTTGCTGCTAACGGATGGTTACTTCCAATTGATAAATATGTGGATGTTAAAAAGCTTTACGCTCAGAATTTTAAAGCAACAGTTGATGGAAGTATTTGGAAAGGACACATATATAGAATGCCAGTTATGAGCGATGCTGGCCTTATTTATTACAGAAAAGACTTACTTGAAAAAGCAGGTATGAAGCCTCCAACGACTTTCAAAGAGCTCTTTGAAGAAGCTCAAAAATTGCAAGATCCTTCCAAAGGGCTTTGGGGATTTATTTATGAAGGAGCTCAATATGAAGGATTGGATTGTTTCTATCTTGAATGGCTGTGGGGTAATGGCGGTTACTACTACGATCCTGTAACAAGAAAAGTGGGAATAGATTCTCCTCAAGCTATACAAGCCACGCAGTATCTTGTTGACACCATTCATAAATACAAGATAACACCACCTGATGTGCTTACTTTCATGGAAGAAGAAGCAAGACATATGTTCGAAAGCGGCCATGCCGTCTTCTTGAGAAATTGGCCGTACGTTTGGGTGCTCTCTCAGAATGATAAAGATTCAAAGGTTAAAGGAAAAGTTGGAGTTACAACGGAAGTCTGTGCTGAAGGAGAACATCCATTTGCCACACAAGGCGGATGGGGAATATCCATTTCTGCGTTCATAGATAAATCAAAGATCCCAGCCGCGATCAAATTTGCAGAATTCATGAACAGCTATGAAATAGAAAAGTTGATGGTTAAAATGCAAGGTAACGATGTTTCAAGAAGAGATATATACTACGATCCAGATGTCCTCAAATGGAATCCATTCTTCAAGGATCTTAGGACCATTCTTGAACACACAAGATGGAGACCAGCCAGCCCCTTGTGGCCAAAACTGTCTGATATAATGTCCAGGTATTTGACCATGGCCATGACGCAACAAATGACTCCAAAACAGGCTAACGAGGCAATGGCAAAAGCGGCAAGAAAGGCCGTTAAAGAATACTGGGCAACACATTAA